One region of Tistrella mobilis genomic DNA includes:
- a CDS encoding amino acid ABC transporter permease — translation MFDTALTWGDLAFLGQGALMTLAVTGVSVAAGTVMGIVFGVIRFQAGPVWSIPLMVFLDIFRSVPLLIQLVLGNALQSIAKLGWPPFTTSCVVLSLYTAACCAEIVRGGIDAVPATTRRASRSLGMTWWQDMRHIVAPLAVRVSLPAWIGLTLGVMKDSALVLWLGLIELLRASQILVTRLQEPLFILLICGVIYFIISFPIARLGGYLERRWSPHD, via the coding sequence ATGTTCGATACCGCCCTCACCTGGGGCGACCTGGCCTTCCTCGGCCAGGGGGCCCTTATGACCCTGGCCGTGACCGGCGTCTCGGTGGCGGCCGGAACGGTCATGGGCATTGTCTTCGGTGTGATCCGCTTTCAGGCCGGGCCCGTCTGGTCCATACCCCTGATGGTCTTCCTGGACATCTTCAGATCGGTTCCGCTGCTGATCCAGCTGGTGCTGGGCAATGCCCTGCAGTCGATCGCGAAGCTGGGCTGGCCGCCTTTCACCACCTCCTGCGTGGTGCTGTCCCTCTACACCGCCGCCTGTTGCGCCGAAATCGTCCGCGGCGGCATCGATGCCGTGCCGGCCACCACCCGTCGCGCCAGCCGCTCGCTGGGGATGACCTGGTGGCAGGATATGCGCCATATCGTGGCACCGCTGGCGGTACGGGTGTCGCTTCCGGCCTGGATCGGCCTGACGCTGGGGGTGATGAAGGATTCGGCGCTGGTGTTGTGGCTCGGCCTGATCGAGCTGCTGCGCGCCTCGCAGATCCTGGTAACCCGCCTGCAGGAACCGCTGTTCATTCTGCTGATCTGCGGCGTCATCTATTTCATCATCAGCTTCCCGATCGCCCGGCTCGGCGGCTATCTCGAAAGACGGTGGTCCCCCCATGATTGA
- a CDS encoding amino acid ABC transporter ATP-binding protein, whose product MIEIKNVRKSFGSLEVLKGIDLAVDKGEVVTIIGGSGSGKSTLLTCINGLEPINAGVIRIDGTEVHARTTDLNRLRRKVGIVFQQWNAFPHLTVLENVMLAPRKVLGLSRQQAEEIAVRQLTHVGLGEKLSVYPNRMSGGQQQRMAIARALAMSPEYMLFDEVTSALDPMLVGEVLDTLRMLAEEGMTMICVTHEMAFARDVSDRVAFFHQGVLAEIGAPDQIFGAPRRPETQAFLGSVR is encoded by the coding sequence ATGATTGAGATAAAGAACGTCCGGAAGTCTTTCGGCAGTCTGGAGGTGCTGAAGGGCATCGACCTCGCCGTCGACAAGGGCGAGGTGGTGACGATCATCGGCGGGTCGGGCTCGGGCAAATCCACGCTTCTGACCTGCATCAACGGTCTGGAGCCGATCAATGCGGGCGTGATCCGCATCGACGGCACCGAGGTTCATGCCCGGACGACGGATCTGAACCGGCTGCGCCGCAAGGTCGGGATCGTCTTCCAGCAATGGAATGCCTTCCCGCATCTGACGGTGCTGGAGAATGTGATGCTGGCGCCGCGCAAGGTTCTGGGTCTCTCCCGGCAGCAGGCGGAGGAGATTGCGGTGCGGCAGCTCACCCATGTGGGCCTCGGGGAGAAGCTGTCGGTCTATCCGAACCGCATGTCCGGGGGGCAGCAGCAGCGCATGGCCATCGCCCGCGCACTCGCCATGTCGCCTGAATACATGCTGTTCGACGAGGTCACCTCGGCGCTCGATCCCATGCTGGTGGGGGAGGTGCTCGACACCCTCAGGATGCTGGCCGAAGAGGGGATGACGATGATCTGCGTCACCCATGAAATGGCCTTCGCGCGTGACGTCTCGGACCGGGTGGCCTTCTTTCATCAGGGCGTATTGGCAGAGATCGGCGCCCCGGATCAGATCTTCGGCGCCCCCCGGCGGCCGGAGACGCAGGCCTTTCTGGGGAGTGTGCGCTGA
- a CDS encoding NAD(P)/FAD-dependent oxidoreductase produces the protein MTAPEVVVIGAGVIGLSAAIAIQARGFAVTVLDREGPAAGASAGNAGAFAFTDILPLASPGILRKAPRWLLDPLGPLSVPPAYALKIAPWMYRFWRACAPARVAAATDAQAALMDLSRAELEPFLQQTGTRAMLRKDGNLQVYEGRAEFEAARPGWAARERHGIDFHHLDAAGMAAIQPGLSSRFTHGTFTPGWYSIADPRLYTLALADHVRERGGRIERAEVTALRPDAAGIGIVTADGASRPAARVVLAAGAFSHRIARTLGDVVPLETERGYNTTLPPGAFDLRTQITFGGHGFVVSRLSTGIRVGGAVELGGLDLPPDYRRSRAMLMKAQAFLPGLAARGGVEWMGFRPSLPDSLPAIGRAGSQPRVIYAFGHGHLGLTQSAGTARLVADLLTDERPPIDLTPFSPHRF, from the coding sequence ATGACGGCGCCGGAGGTCGTCGTCATCGGGGCGGGGGTGATCGGCCTCTCTGCGGCGATTGCCATTCAGGCACGGGGCTTTGCGGTCACGGTGCTCGACCGCGAGGGGCCGGCGGCCGGTGCCTCGGCCGGCAATGCCGGCGCCTTCGCCTTCACCGATATTCTCCCGCTCGCCTCGCCCGGCATCCTGCGCAAGGCGCCCCGATGGCTGCTCGATCCGCTTGGGCCGCTCTCGGTGCCGCCGGCCTATGCGCTCAAGATCGCGCCCTGGATGTACCGTTTCTGGCGGGCCTGTGCGCCCGCGCGCGTCGCCGCCGCCACCGATGCGCAGGCGGCCCTGATGGATCTGTCCAGGGCCGAGCTGGAACCTTTCCTGCAACAGACCGGCACGCGCGCCATGTTGCGCAAGGACGGCAACCTTCAGGTCTATGAAGGCCGGGCGGAATTCGAAGCCGCGCGGCCCGGCTGGGCGGCACGCGAGCGCCATGGCATCGACTTCCACCATCTCGATGCGGCGGGGATGGCGGCGATCCAGCCGGGGCTCTCGTCGCGCTTCACCCATGGAACCTTCACCCCCGGCTGGTACTCCATCGCCGACCCCAGGCTCTACACCCTGGCGCTTGCCGATCATGTCCGGGAGCGGGGTGGCCGGATCGAGCGGGCAGAGGTTACGGCACTCCGGCCCGATGCGGCGGGTATCGGGATCGTGACGGCCGACGGGGCGTCGCGGCCCGCGGCCCGGGTGGTGCTTGCCGCGGGTGCCTTCTCGCACCGCATCGCCCGCACCCTCGGCGACGTCGTCCCGCTTGAAACCGAGCGCGGCTACAACACCACCCTGCCGCCCGGCGCCTTTGATCTCAGAACCCAGATCACCTTCGGCGGGCATGGCTTCGTGGTCAGCCGCCTGTCCACCGGCATCCGCGTCGGCGGCGCGGTCGAACTCGGCGGGCTGGACCTGCCGCCCGACTACCGGCGCTCGCGGGCCATGCTCATGAAGGCGCAGGCCTTTCTGCCCGGGCTTGCCGCCCGGGGGGGCGTGGAATGGATGGGCTTCCGGCCGTCCCTGCCCGACAGCCTGCCGGCGATCGGCCGGGCGGGCAGCCAACCGCGCGTGATCTATGCCTTCGGCCACGGCCATCTCGGCCTCACCCAATCGGCCGGGACCGCGCGGCTGGTCGCCGACCTGCTGACCGATGAACGACCGCCGATCGACCTCACGCCCTTTTCGCCCCACCGCTTCTGA
- a CDS encoding 4-hydroxyproline epimerase, producing the protein MACFTFSCIDGHTCGNPVRLVSGGGPRLEGATMLEKRAHFVREYDWIRTGLMYEPRGHDMMSGAILYPPTRPDCDVAILFIETSGCLPMCGHGTIGTITMGVENGLITPREPGRLSVDAPAGKVDITYRQEGRFVEEVRLTNVPAFLYAEGLTVEVEGLGEVVVDIAYGGNFYAIVEPQKAFRDMADHTAGELIGWSPKLRAALNEKYEVVHPEHAGIRGLSHILWTGAPTRPEAHARNAVFYGEKAIDRSPCGTGTSARMAQLVAKGRLKVGDDFVHESIIGSLFNGRVEAAATVTGRDAIIPSIAGWARMTGINTIFIDDRDPFAHGFVVG; encoded by the coding sequence ATGGCCTGTTTCACCTTCTCCTGCATCGACGGGCATACCTGCGGCAATCCCGTCCGCCTCGTCTCCGGCGGCGGCCCGCGTCTTGAGGGCGCGACCATGCTTGAAAAGCGCGCGCATTTCGTCAGGGAGTACGACTGGATCCGCACCGGGCTGATGTACGAGCCGCGCGGCCACGACATGATGTCGGGCGCGATCCTCTATCCGCCGACCCGGCCCGATTGTGATGTCGCGATCCTGTTCATCGAGACCTCCGGCTGCCTGCCCATGTGCGGCCATGGCACCATCGGCACCATCACCATGGGTGTAGAGAACGGCCTGATCACCCCGCGGGAGCCGGGCCGGCTGTCGGTCGACGCGCCGGCCGGCAAGGTCGACATCACCTACCGGCAGGAGGGGCGCTTCGTGGAAGAGGTACGCCTCACCAACGTGCCCGCTTTTCTCTACGCCGAAGGTCTGACCGTCGAGGTCGAGGGGCTGGGCGAGGTTGTCGTCGACATCGCCTATGGCGGCAATTTCTACGCCATCGTCGAGCCGCAGAAAGCCTTCCGCGACATGGCCGACCACACCGCCGGAGAGCTGATCGGCTGGAGCCCGAAGCTCAGGGCCGCGCTCAATGAAAAATACGAGGTCGTCCATCCGGAGCATGCCGGGATCCGCGGCCTCAGCCACATCCTGTGGACAGGGGCGCCGACCCGGCCGGAGGCCCATGCGCGCAATGCCGTCTTCTATGGCGAGAAGGCGATCGACCGCTCGCCCTGCGGCACCGGTACGTCGGCGCGCATGGCGCAGCTCGTCGCGAAGGGCAGGCTGAAGGTCGGCGATGATTTCGTCCATGAATCGATCATCGGCTCGCTGTTCAACGGCCGGGTGGAAGCGGCGGCCACGGTTACCGGGCGTGATGCCATCATCCCCTCGATCGCCGGCTGGGCGCGCATGACCGGCATCAACACGATCTTCATCGACGACCGCGATCCCTTCGCCCATGGCTTCGTCGTCGGATGA
- a CDS encoding ABC transporter substrate-binding protein, which translates to MRKHLMASTAALALLLAAGQAWAGMEEAKAFLDKEIGDQSVLSRADQEKEMQWFIDAAKPFAGMEIKVVSETITTHEYESKVLAPAFTAITGIKLTHDLIQEGDVVEKIQTQMQTGQNLYDAWVNDSDLIGTHWRYKQVRNLTDWMTGEGKDVTNPGLDIDDFMGKSFTTAPDGKLYQLPDQQFANLYWFRYDWFSDPKIKEEFKAKYGYDLGVPVNWSAYEDIAEFFTGREIDGRKIYGHMDYGKKDPSLGWRFTDAWLSMAGNGDKGLPNGIPVDEWGIRVNEKSQPVGSCVARGGDTNGPAAVYSIQKYLDWMKAYAPPEAQGMTFSESGPVPAQGHIAQQIFWYTAFTADMVKKGLPVVNEDGTPKWRMAPSPHGVYWKEGMKLGYQDTGSWTLMTSTPTDRAKAAWLYAQFVTSKTVDVKKSHVGLTFIRDSSVRHESFTKRAPELGGLVEFYRSPARVQWTPTGTNVPDYPKLAQLWWQAIGDASSGAKTAQAAMDSLCAEQEKVMSRLERAGVQGEFGPKLNPEHDLAYWNEQAKKNGTIAPQLKIENEKEKPQTVNYDELVKSWADANAKQ; encoded by the coding sequence ATGCGGAAGCATCTGATGGCATCCACGGCAGCGCTGGCGCTGCTGCTGGCTGCCGGCCAGGCCTGGGCCGGGATGGAGGAGGCGAAAGCCTTCCTCGACAAGGAGATCGGCGATCAGTCGGTCCTGTCGCGTGCCGACCAGGAAAAGGAGATGCAGTGGTTCATCGATGCCGCGAAGCCGTTCGCCGGCATGGAGATCAAGGTCGTCTCGGAGACGATCACCACCCACGAATACGAAAGCAAGGTGCTGGCGCCGGCCTTCACGGCCATCACCGGCATCAAGCTGACCCACGACCTGATCCAGGAAGGTGACGTCGTCGAGAAGATCCAGACCCAGATGCAGACGGGTCAGAACCTCTACGACGCCTGGGTCAATGATTCGGACCTGATCGGCACCCATTGGCGCTATAAGCAGGTCCGCAACCTGACCGACTGGATGACCGGCGAAGGCAAGGACGTCACCAATCCGGGCCTCGACATCGACGACTTCATGGGCAAGTCGTTCACCACCGCCCCGGACGGCAAGCTCTACCAGCTGCCCGACCAGCAGTTCGCGAACCTCTACTGGTTCCGCTACGACTGGTTCAGCGACCCCAAGATCAAGGAAGAGTTCAAGGCCAAGTACGGCTACGATCTGGGCGTGCCGGTCAACTGGTCTGCCTATGAGGACATCGCCGAGTTCTTTACCGGCCGCGAGATCGACGGCCGCAAGATCTATGGCCACATGGACTACGGCAAAAAAGACCCGTCGCTGGGCTGGCGCTTCACCGACGCCTGGCTGTCGATGGCCGGCAATGGCGACAAGGGCCTGCCCAACGGCATTCCGGTCGACGAATGGGGCATCCGCGTCAACGAGAAGAGCCAGCCGGTCGGCTCCTGCGTTGCCCGCGGCGGCGACACCAACGGCCCGGCGGCGGTGTACTCCATCCAGAAGTATCTGGACTGGATGAAGGCCTATGCGCCGCCGGAGGCCCAGGGCATGACCTTCTCGGAATCCGGCCCGGTGCCGGCCCAGGGTCACATCGCCCAGCAGATCTTCTGGTACACCGCCTTCACCGCCGACATGGTGAAGAAGGGCCTGCCGGTGGTGAACGAGGACGGTACGCCCAAGTGGCGCATGGCCCCCTCGCCGCACGGCGTGTACTGGAAGGAAGGCATGAAGCTCGGCTATCAGGACACCGGTTCCTGGACGCTGATGACCTCTACCCCCACCGACCGCGCCAAGGCCGCCTGGCTCTATGCGCAGTTCGTGACCTCCAAGACCGTCGACGTGAAGAAGAGCCATGTCGGTCTGACCTTCATCCGCGACTCGTCCGTCCGCCACGAGAGCTTCACCAAGCGCGCCCCGGAACTGGGCGGCCTGGTCGAGTTCTACCGCTCGCCGGCCCGTGTGCAGTGGACGCCGACCGGCACCAACGTGCCCGACTATCCGAAGCTGGCCCAGCTGTGGTGGCAGGCGATCGGCGATGCGTCCTCGGGCGCCAAGACCGCGCAGGCTGCCATGGATTCGCTCTGCGCCGAGCAGGAGAAGGTCATGAGCCGGCTGGAGCGCGCCGGCGTGCAGGGTGAGTTCGGCCCCAAGCTGAACCCCGAACATGACCTCGCCTACTGGAACGAGCAGGCGAAGAAGAACGGCACCATCGCGCCGCAGCTGAAGATCGAGAACGAAAAGGAAAAGCCCCAGACCGTCAACTATGACGAGCTGGTGAAGAGCTGGGCGGACGCCAACGCGAAGCAGTGA
- a CDS encoding DUF2160 domain-containing protein, which yields MSFDFSWMAWTWPTIIFFVVIACLLLGMGVWEYARPGGAPKVGVLRFETTRGDRLFISLLGSAFIHLGWLGLADASLWWATGLSVIYAFLVFRFA from the coding sequence ATGTCGTTCGACTTCTCGTGGATGGCCTGGACCTGGCCCACGATCATCTTCTTCGTCGTCATCGCCTGTCTGCTGCTGGGCATGGGTGTGTGGGAATACGCCCGCCCCGGGGGGGCGCCGAAGGTCGGCGTGCTGCGCTTCGAAACCACGCGCGGCGACCGCCTGTTCATCTCGCTGCTGGGCAGCGCCTTCATCCATCTGGGCTGGCTGGGACTTGCCGATGCCAGCCTGTGGTGGGCGACGGGGCTGTCGGTGATCTACGCATTCCTGGTGTTCCGCTTCGCCTGA
- a CDS encoding carbohydrate ABC transporter permease, translated as MTTSAMPATRTDARDEQLARRMRKRGTRSRWSWLVPTLYIIFLMLPLYWLVNMSFKTNEEIVSGLTLWPAEPTLRNYEIIFTDPSWYSGYLNSITYVVINMVVSVAVALPAAYAFSRYRFLGDKHLFFWLLTNRMAPPAVFALPFFQLYSAFGLIDTHIAVALAHCLFNVPLAVWILEGFMSGVPKEIDETAYIDGYSFPRFFGKIFLPLISSGIGVAAFFCFMFSWVELLLARTLTTVDAKPIAATMTRTVSASGMDWGLLAAAGVLTLIPGALVIWFVRNYIAKGFALGRV; from the coding sequence ATGACGACCTCCGCCATGCCCGCCACCCGCACCGACGCCCGGGACGAACAGCTGGCCCGCCGCATGCGCAAGCGGGGCACCAGGTCCCGCTGGTCCTGGCTGGTGCCGACCCTCTACATCATCTTTCTGATGCTGCCGCTCTACTGGCTGGTCAATATGAGCTTCAAGACCAACGAGGAGATCGTCTCCGGTCTGACGCTCTGGCCGGCGGAGCCGACGCTTCGGAACTATGAGATCATCTTTACCGATCCGTCCTGGTATTCGGGCTACCTCAACTCGATCACCTATGTGGTGATCAATATGGTGGTCTCGGTGGCGGTGGCCCTGCCGGCCGCCTATGCCTTCTCGCGCTACCGGTTCCTGGGCGACAAGCATCTGTTCTTCTGGCTGCTGACCAACCGCATGGCGCCGCCCGCCGTGTTCGCCCTGCCCTTCTTCCAGCTCTATTCGGCCTTCGGGCTGATCGATACCCATATCGCGGTCGCGCTGGCACACTGCCTGTTCAACGTGCCGCTGGCGGTGTGGATCCTGGAAGGCTTCATGTCGGGCGTGCCCAAAGAGATCGACGAGACCGCCTATATCGACGGCTACTCCTTCCCGCGCTTCTTCGGGAAGATCTTCCTGCCGCTCATCTCCAGCGGCATCGGCGTCGCGGCCTTCTTCTGCTTCATGTTCTCGTGGGTGGAACTCCTGCTGGCCCGCACGCTGACCACCGTCGATGCCAAGCCGATCGCCGCGACCATGACCCGGACCGTCTCGGCCTCGGGCATGGACTGGGGCCTGCTCGCCGCCGCCGGCGTGCTGACGCTGATCCCCGGCGCGCTCGTGATCTGGTTCGTCCGCAACTACATCGCCAAGGGCTTCGCCCTGGGCCGCGTCTGA
- a CDS encoding carbohydrate ABC transporter permease: MEKTWNNKAWFMVLPVLVLVAFSAVIPLMTVVNYSVQDTFGNNEFFWAGTEWFKEILQSPRFWDSMFRNLGFSLLILAIEVPLGILIALNMPKKGWGVPFCLVTMALPLLVPWNVVGTIWQVFGRGDIGLLGHTLESLGIPYNYVQDPLSAWITVVVMDVWHWTSLVVLLCYAGLVSIPDAYYQAAKIDGASRWAVFKYIQLPKMHRVLLIAVLLRFMDSFMIYTEPFVVTGGGPGNSTTFMSIDLVKMAIGQFDLGPAAAMSLVYFLIILLLSWVFYTVMTNYDART; the protein is encoded by the coding sequence ATGGAAAAGACCTGGAACAACAAGGCCTGGTTCATGGTGCTGCCGGTGCTGGTGCTGGTGGCCTTCTCGGCGGTGATCCCGCTGATGACCGTGGTCAATTATTCGGTGCAGGACACCTTCGGCAACAACGAGTTCTTCTGGGCCGGCACCGAGTGGTTCAAGGAGATTCTGCAGTCGCCGCGCTTCTGGGATTCGATGTTCCGGAACCTCGGCTTCTCGCTGCTGATCCTGGCGATCGAGGTGCCGCTCGGCATCCTGATCGCGCTCAACATGCCCAAGAAGGGCTGGGGCGTGCCCTTCTGCCTGGTCACCATGGCCCTGCCGCTGCTGGTGCCGTGGAACGTGGTCGGCACCATCTGGCAGGTCTTCGGCCGCGGCGATATCGGCCTTCTGGGCCATACGCTCGAATCGCTCGGCATCCCCTACAACTATGTGCAGGATCCGCTGTCGGCCTGGATCACCGTGGTGGTGATGGATGTCTGGCACTGGACCAGCCTGGTGGTGCTGCTGTGCTATGCCGGCCTGGTCTCGATCCCCGACGCCTATTACCAGGCGGCCAAGATCGACGGTGCCTCGCGCTGGGCGGTGTTCAAGTACATCCAGCTGCCCAAGATGCATCGCGTGCTGCTGATCGCCGTGCTGCTGCGCTTCATGGACAGCTTCATGATCTACACCGAGCCCTTCGTCGTCACCGGCGGCGGCCCCGGCAATTCGACGACCTTCATGTCGATCGATCTGGTGAAGATGGCGATCGGGCAGTTCGATCTGGGCCCCGCGGCCGCGATGTCGCTGGTCTACTTCCTGATCATCCTGCTGCTCTCGTGGGTGTTCTACACCGTCATGACCAATTACGACGCGAGGACGTGA
- a CDS encoding ABC transporter ATP-binding protein, translating into MALIDLDHIRHSYGPAPKSEDDYALKEVHHRWDDGGAYALLGPSGCGKTTLLNIISGLLRPSEGRILFDGRDVTGLSTEERNIAQVFQFPVVYDTMTVYDNLAFPLRNRGVPEREVDARVREILEMIDLADRAKKKARGLTADLKQKISLGRGLVRNDVSAILFDEPLTVIDPHMKWMLRTQLKQLHKRFGHTMIYVTHDQTEALTFADKVVVMYQGQIVQIGTPDELFERPAHTFVGYFIGSPGMNVLPVTLDGATARLGTHAIGIGAAPATKPGARLELGVRPEFVRLGRTGLPATITKVEDIGRHRIVHADLAGHGIAAVVPEDGEIPAEARITFDPRGINLYADAWRVDTGA; encoded by the coding sequence ATGGCCCTGATCGACCTCGACCATATCCGCCATTCCTATGGCCCGGCGCCGAAGTCGGAAGACGATTACGCGCTGAAGGAAGTTCATCACCGCTGGGATGACGGCGGCGCCTATGCCCTGCTCGGCCCGTCGGGCTGCGGCAAGACCACGCTGCTCAACATCATCTCAGGGCTGCTGCGGCCGTCGGAAGGCCGCATCCTGTTCGACGGCCGCGACGTCACCGGGCTGTCGACGGAAGAGCGCAACATCGCCCAGGTGTTCCAGTTCCCGGTGGTCTACGACACCATGACGGTCTATGACAACCTCGCCTTCCCGCTGCGCAATCGCGGCGTGCCCGAGCGCGAGGTCGATGCCAGGGTCCGCGAGATCCTGGAGATGATCGATCTGGCCGACCGGGCGAAGAAGAAGGCGCGCGGCCTGACTGCCGACCTGAAGCAGAAGATTTCGCTGGGCCGCGGCCTGGTGCGCAACGATGTCAGCGCCATCCTGTTCGACGAGCCGCTGACCGTGATCGATCCGCATATGAAGTGGATGCTGCGCACCCAGCTGAAGCAGCTGCACAAGCGCTTCGGCCACACCATGATCTACGTCACCCACGACCAGACCGAGGCACTGACCTTCGCCGACAAGGTGGTGGTGATGTATCAGGGCCAGATCGTGCAGATCGGCACGCCGGACGAGCTGTTCGAGCGCCCGGCCCATACCTTCGTCGGCTATTTCATCGGCTCGCCCGGCATGAACGTGCTGCCGGTGACGCTGGACGGGGCGACCGCGCGGCTGGGCACCCATGCGATCGGCATCGGCGCGGCACCGGCCACGAAGCCGGGTGCCAGGCTGGAACTGGGCGTGCGGCCCGAATTCGTCCGCCTGGGCCGCACCGGCCTGCCGGCCACGATCACCAAGGTCGAGGATATCGGCCGTCACCGCATCGTGCATGCCGATCTGGCCGGGCACGGGATCGCGGCCGTGGTGCCGGAAGACGGCGAGATTCCGGCCGAGGCGCGGATCACCTTCGACCCGCGCGGCATCAACCTCTATGCCGACGCCTGGCGCGTCGACACGGGAGCCTGA
- a CDS encoding ABC transporter ATP-binding protein yields MLELKGVSKQVGDETHIGEVTLTLERGTLNVLLGPTLSGKTTLMRLMAGLDRPTRGSLWFDGRDVTGVPVQKRNIAMVYQQFINYPMMTVYDNIASPMRLAGADRATIDREVRQAAELLKLTPYLDRQPLNLSGGQQQRTALARAIVKKAGLVLLDEPLANLDYKLREELRTELPKIFQESGAIFVYATTEPSEALLLGGNTATLHEGRITQFGPTIEVFRRPADLITATTFSDPPLNTLTMTKTGAAFRLADGQTLAVPGDMTRLPDGAYTAGFRPHHLTTTPAAAGAIHFAARSFVTEFNGSESFVHLDFAGARWVMIAPGVHDHDIGTALDVYLEPRHLMFFDATGRAVHLAAATRAQAV; encoded by the coding sequence ATGCTTGAACTCAAAGGCGTTTCCAAACAGGTGGGCGACGAGACCCACATCGGCGAGGTCACGCTCACCCTGGAGCGCGGCACGCTGAACGTGCTTCTCGGCCCCACCCTCTCGGGCAAGACCACGCTGATGCGGCTGATGGCCGGGCTGGACCGCCCGACCCGCGGCTCGCTCTGGTTCGACGGCCGCGACGTCACCGGCGTACCCGTGCAGAAGCGCAACATCGCGATGGTCTATCAGCAGTTCATCAACTATCCGATGATGACGGTCTACGACAACATCGCCTCGCCGATGCGTCTGGCCGGTGCCGACCGCGCGACCATCGACCGCGAGGTCCGCCAGGCCGCCGAACTGCTGAAGCTGACGCCCTATCTGGACCGCCAGCCGCTGAACCTGTCGGGCGGCCAGCAGCAGCGCACGGCGCTGGCCCGCGCGATCGTGAAGAAGGCGGGGCTGGTGCTGCTGGACGAGCCGCTGGCCAATCTGGACTACAAGCTGCGCGAGGAGCTGCGCACCGAACTGCCGAAGATCTTCCAGGAATCGGGCGCGATCTTCGTCTATGCGACCACCGAACCGTCGGAGGCGCTGCTGCTGGGCGGCAACACCGCCACCCTGCACGAGGGCCGCATCACCCAGTTCGGCCCCACGATCGAGGTGTTCCGCCGGCCCGCCGACCTGATCACCGCCACCACCTTCTCGGACCCGCCGCTGAACACGCTGACCATGACCAAGACGGGCGCGGCGTTCCGCCTGGCCGACGGCCAGACGCTGGCGGTGCCGGGCGACATGACCCGCCTGCCCGACGGCGCCTATACGGCCGGCTTCCGGCCGCATCACCTGACGACCACGCCCGCCGCCGCCGGCGCGATCCACTTCGCCGCCCGCAGCTTCGTGACCGAGTTCAACGGCTCAGAGAGCTTCGTGCACCTCGATTTCGCCGGCGCCCGCTGGGTGATGATCGCCCCGGGCGTCCATGACCACGACATCGGCACGGCGCTGGATGTGTATCTGGAGCCGCGCCACCTGATGTTCTTCGACGCCACGGGCCGCGCGGTACACCTTGCCGCCGCCACCCGGGCGCAAGCGGTCTGA